Sequence from the Cellulomonas fimi ATCC 484 genome:
GCACCTCGGAGCGCACCACCATGAGCCGGATCCTGTTCTCCCTCACCCCGATCACCGGGCACGTCCGCCCCGCGCTGCCGCTCGTGCGCGCGCTCGTCGACGCGGGTCACGACGTCGTGGTCTGCACGGGGTCGAAGTTCGCGGACGCGGTCCGGGCGGCGGGCGCGACCGCGGCGCCCGTCGTGCACGGCCGCGACCTGGACGACGCCGCGCTCGACGACTGGGCGCGCGAGCACCACGCCCCCGAACCCGGCGTGAAGCGGCTGCAGTGGGACGTCACGCAGCACTTCCTCGCGCCCGTCCCCGGGTACCTGCAGGACCTCGAGGACGTCGTCGCCCAGGGGCGGCCCGACGTGGTGGTCCTCGACACGACGAGCGTCGCGGGCGCGCTGCTCGCGCAGCGGCACGGCATCCCGTCGGTCCAGGTCACGGTCACACCGCTGCCGGTGTCGAGCCGCGACACCGCACCGTTCGGCACGGGCCTGCAGCCGCCGCGCACGGCCCTGCAGGCGCTGCGCTACCGCCTGCTCGACGCCGTCGTGAAGCGCGTCGTCTTCCGGGCCGCGCAGCGCCGGGCGCTCGCGCTCGTCGCCGAGGTCGGCCTGCCGCGTCCCGAGGGCTTCTTCCTCGACTGGATGCCGACGTTCGCGACGCGCGTGCTGCACACGTCGGTGCCGTCGATGGAGTACCCGCGCAGCGACCTGCCGGGCACGGTCGAGACCGTCGGCGCGATCCTGCCCCGCGGCGTCGACGCGTTCGACCCGCCGGCGTGGTGGGACGAGCTCCCGGCCGCACGGGCCGCGGGTCGGCCCGTCGTGCTCGTGACGCAGGGGACGGTCGCGACCGACCCGGCGCGCCTGCTGCTCCCGGCGCTCGAGGCGCTCGCCGACCTCGACGCGCTGGTCGTCGTCACCACGGGGACCGCGGAGCCGCAGGACGTCCTGCCGCGGCTCGCGCCGCACGTGCGGGCGGCCCGCTTCGTGCCGTTCGACCGGCTGCTGCCGCACGTCGACGTCATGGTGACGAACGGCGGGTTCGGCGGCGTGCAGCAGGCGCTCGCTGCCGGTGTGCCGCTCGTGGTCGCGGGACGCACGGAGGACAAGGCCGAGGTCGCCGCGCGGGTCGCGTGGGCCGGCGTGGGGGTGGCCCTCCCGACCGACCGGCGCACCGACGCCACCACGGCGCGGGCCGTCGCCGACGGGGTGCGGCGGGTGCTGGGCGACGCGTCCTTCGCGCGCCGGGCGGGCGAGGTCGCGCGGGAGTACGCGCGGTACGACGCGGTCGGTCGCGTCGTCGAGGTGGTCGAGGAGCTGGCGTGGGCCCGGCAGGGGGAGCGGACGGCAGCGACCTGACGAGGTCCGGTCGGGCGCTGGTCGGCTTTGGCGGACGGTCGTCGCGGTGGCGTACCATCGAGGGTCGCCTGCGCGCGCCCGAGCGGCCCGCGCAGCCCGCACACCGCCCGGCGGCCCGACTTCGCCGGTACACCCGATCCCTCTGGAGACCATCGAAGTGAAGAGCGCCGTCGAGACCCTGGAGCCCACCAAGGTCAAGCTGACCGTCGAGGTGACGTACGACGAGCTCAAGCCGAGCATCGACCACGCGTACCAGCACATCGCCGAGCAGGTGAACGTCCCGGGCTTCCGCAAGGGCAAGGTGCCCCCGCGCATCATCGACCAGCGCGTCGGCCGCCCCGCGGTCATCGAGCACGCCGTCAACGAGGGCCTGTCCGGCTTCTACGCCGAGGCCGTCCGCGAGAACAAGCT
This genomic interval carries:
- a CDS encoding glycosyltransferase, whose translation is MSRILFSLTPITGHVRPALPLVRALVDAGHDVVVCTGSKFADAVRAAGATAAPVVHGRDLDDAALDDWAREHHAPEPGVKRLQWDVTQHFLAPVPGYLQDLEDVVAQGRPDVVVLDTTSVAGALLAQRHGIPSVQVTVTPLPVSSRDTAPFGTGLQPPRTALQALRYRLLDAVVKRVVFRAAQRRALALVAEVGLPRPEGFFLDWMPTFATRVLHTSVPSMEYPRSDLPGTVETVGAILPRGVDAFDPPAWWDELPAARAAGRPVVLVTQGTVATDPARLLLPALEALADLDALVVVTTGTAEPQDVLPRLAPHVRAARFVPFDRLLPHVDVMVTNGGFGGVQQALAAGVPLVVAGRTEDKAEVAARVAWAGVGVALPTDRRTDATTARAVADGVRRVLGDASFARRAGEVAREYARYDAVGRVVEVVEELAWARQGERTAAT